A DNA window from Halomicrobium mukohataei DSM 12286 contains the following coding sequences:
- a CDS encoding winged helix-turn-helix transcriptional regulator: MDADGTTDTVVADPDGSEPSQPRALIHKKILDTAQSNPTAATAEIATEVSGASVELVEQVLQEYGDPAAEDDQPVESDDQDTVDDETSEPEDDEVEPPISAETGPDEKGEDVDLTALDEKQRETLRAIHRQPTATQAEIADTLDVSRATIPKRVNDIPGFDWPSRQAFVEALFETDAESDDDLAAFEESLTESLEELTARIETIETQLQTTTPATNVVHVEPGLLHKVVHACMDADYISRDEELQLLHRLLSDAADD; the protein is encoded by the coding sequence ATGGACGCTGATGGCACGACAGACACCGTAGTTGCCGACCCGGACGGAAGCGAGCCGTCGCAGCCGCGAGCACTGATTCACAAAAAGATACTCGACACCGCACAGTCGAATCCGACGGCGGCCACGGCAGAGATCGCCACAGAGGTCAGCGGTGCCTCGGTCGAACTCGTCGAACAGGTCCTCCAGGAGTACGGCGACCCGGCAGCGGAAGACGACCAGCCCGTCGAGAGCGACGATCAGGACACCGTCGACGACGAGACATCCGAACCGGAAGACGACGAGGTCGAACCACCTATCTCGGCCGAAACAGGCCCAGACGAGAAAGGAGAGGACGTCGACCTCACGGCACTGGACGAAAAGCAGCGCGAAACGCTGCGAGCGATCCACAGGCAACCGACGGCGACACAGGCAGAGATCGCCGACACACTCGACGTGAGTCGTGCGACGATCCCCAAGCGCGTCAACGACATTCCGGGATTCGACTGGCCGTCGAGACAGGCGTTCGTCGAAGCGCTGTTCGAGACGGACGCCGAGAGCGATGACGATCTCGCAGCGTTCGAGGAGTCGCTGACCGAATCCCTGGAGGAACTGACGGCGCGAATCGAGACGATCGAGACGCAGCTCCAGACGACGACACCCGCAACGAACGTCGTTCACGTCGAACCGGGGTTGCTCCACAAGGTCGTCCACGCCTGTATGGACGCCGACTACATCTCTCGGGACGAGGAACTACAACTGCTGCACCGACTGCTATCGGACGCGGCAGACGACTGA
- a CDS encoding sodium:phosphate symporter — protein MNAAGRRRRYALLVGAVFAVALAARLGTLHWSPLPSTLDGFLYVWRAQETIQTGAFPLDRFRADSFVFTTLVTTAGLITGEQPLHVIQPVVAITGGASCLTALALARRLGWRLGWDPGRTALTAGIAGFGLAVSGFYVRRSGTADEEALAFLLVPLFAIAVHRLFTRDRRTGRWLAVSALFFVTFPLLHTFSSLVAGLVVTGILGAYLASVPSRRGVAAAGLLIAGFWTYLWGYYEVAERLGLFVPYVNRVTAYPGLFLAWLIVLTVGVAWLQRSGATPQRAGIGTAIGLWFVALAANVGQSVFPGTQTTPTLLLVAVAAFAVPFLFALVGLPAVSWERDESGPVVLGLLLGPIVVVYFSLTAALTPEYFDTAMRGHVFVYFPVFVLAAVGVGTLAVRGRRHGTEAASEAGTPVASDGGTGRSRGTTVALVAIVLVSALVTLPVAFVHLDTLDAPAVTTESEFAAVTFTAQRSTGPWATDHSLSRVAVHTYPDAPKASYQPVVAWLQGGEQPECPTLAQDTWATSGAHLFPAPAERTSPRAYESWQSRNEVVYSTAGLDATVLVRPRSVGTNESGCYSNN, from the coding sequence ATGAACGCCGCTGGCCGCAGACGACGATACGCGCTGCTCGTCGGGGCGGTCTTTGCCGTCGCACTCGCCGCGCGGCTTGGTACCCTCCACTGGAGTCCGCTGCCGTCGACGCTGGACGGATTTCTGTACGTCTGGCGTGCCCAAGAGACGATCCAGACCGGGGCGTTCCCGCTCGACCGGTTCCGGGCCGACAGCTTCGTGTTCACGACGCTCGTGACGACGGCCGGACTGATCACCGGGGAGCAGCCCCTTCACGTCATCCAGCCGGTCGTGGCGATCACCGGTGGAGCGTCCTGTCTCACCGCGCTGGCACTGGCCCGTCGTCTGGGCTGGCGCTTGGGCTGGGATCCAGGGCGGACCGCCCTCACCGCCGGAATCGCTGGGTTCGGACTCGCGGTGTCGGGCTTCTACGTTCGCCGCAGCGGGACCGCCGACGAGGAGGCCCTGGCGTTTCTGCTGGTGCCGCTGTTCGCGATCGCCGTGCACCGACTGTTCACGCGAGACCGACGAACCGGCCGCTGGCTCGCCGTGAGCGCCCTCTTTTTCGTCACGTTCCCGCTCCTGCACACGTTCAGTTCGCTCGTGGCGGGACTCGTGGTGACGGGGATCCTCGGCGCGTACCTCGCCAGCGTCCCCTCCCGGCGCGGCGTCGCGGCGGCGGGCCTGCTGATCGCCGGCTTCTGGACCTATCTCTGGGGCTACTACGAGGTCGCCGAACGCCTCGGCCTGTTCGTGCCGTACGTGAACCGAGTGACGGCGTATCCGGGGCTCTTCCTCGCGTGGCTGATCGTCCTCACCGTGGGCGTCGCGTGGCTACAGCGAAGCGGCGCGACCCCGCAACGGGCCGGCATCGGGACGGCGATCGGCCTGTGGTTCGTCGCCCTCGCTGCGAACGTGGGCCAGTCCGTCTTTCCGGGCACGCAGACGACGCCGACGCTCCTGCTCGTTGCGGTCGCCGCCTTCGCCGTCCCGTTCCTGTTCGCGCTCGTCGGACTCCCGGCGGTGAGCTGGGAGCGGGACGAGAGCGGTCCTGTCGTCCTCGGTCTCCTGCTCGGTCCGATCGTGGTCGTGTACTTCTCGCTTACCGCCGCGCTCACGCCCGAGTACTTCGACACCGCTATGCGCGGGCACGTGTTCGTCTACTTCCCGGTGTTCGTCCTCGCCGCGGTCGGCGTCGGCACGCTCGCCGTTCGCGGCCGTCGTCACGGGACAGAGGCGGCGAGCGAAGCGGGCACACCGGTGGCGAGCGATGGGGGCACGGGACGCAGTCGCGGAACGACCGTCGCTCTCGTGGCGATCGTGCTCGTCAGCGCGCTCGTCACGCTCCCGGTCGCGTTCGTCCACCTGGACACGCTCGATGCACCCGCCGTGACCACGGAGTCGGAGTTCGCGGCGGTGACGTTCACCGCCCAGCGCTCGACCGGACCGTGGGCGACGGACCACTCGCTCAGTCGAGTCGCCGTCCACACCTACCCGGACGCGCCCAAGGCGTCCTATCAGCCGGTCGTGGCGTGGTTACAGGGCGGGGAGCAGCCGGAGTGTCCGACGCTGGCACAGGATACGTGGGCGACCTCGGGTGCACACCTCTTCCCAGCTCCGGCGGAACGCACCTCGCCGAGGGCCTACGAGAGCTGGCAGTCTCGCAACGAGGTCGTCTATTCGACTGCGGGGCTCGACGCGACCGTGCTCGTGCGTCCGCGGAGCGTGGGGACGAACGAGAGTGGCTGCTATAGTAACAATTGA
- a CDS encoding glycoside hydrolase family 13 protein — MSETVERTRSDRQWWEEAVVYQIYPKSFFDSDGDGIGDLAGITEKVDYLDALGVDAVWLCPVYDSPQADNGYDIRDYRSIFDTYGDMADWERLLAELHDRNIRLVMDLVVNHTSAEHEWFQHSRRGESEYADYYHWRDGRPAETADYDTDDGPADEVAPNNWDSIFGGPAWAYDEERGQWYLHLFDESQPDLNWENEAVREDVYEMMRWWLDRGIDGFRMDVINLVSKTPGLPDGDPESGLVGAEHFMNGPKVHDYLSELVAEAIPDDEILTVGETPGAGVEDAQRFVGEDGLSMVFQFEHVNVGHEGDKWSLEDYSLVELKESLARWQNGLADEGWNSLYLSNHDQPRTVSRFGDDGRYRRRSAKLFGTLLYTLQGTPFVYQGQEIGMTNAPFESKSELRDVESINFVEEAIESGAAESYEDVRDAVETVGRDNARTPMQWSDDENAGFTDGEPWLKVNPNYDAINVERARADPDSVWHYYRELGDLRGNRDLLVYGDFELLAPGDEQVFAYTRTLGDERALVVLNVSAEPATFAVPDDAGDDLELAIGNLNALETPGSTVELDPYEARVYLTPATDTDRPTTTNSDST, encoded by the coding sequence GTGAGCGAGACAGTCGAGCGGACGCGATCCGACCGCCAGTGGTGGGAAGAGGCCGTCGTCTACCAGATCTACCCGAAGAGTTTCTTCGACAGCGACGGCGACGGGATCGGTGACCTCGCGGGCATCACCGAGAAGGTCGACTACCTCGACGCGCTCGGGGTCGACGCGGTCTGGCTCTGTCCCGTCTACGACTCGCCACAGGCCGACAACGGCTACGACATCCGCGACTACCGGTCGATCTTCGACACCTACGGCGACATGGCCGACTGGGAGCGCCTGCTGGCCGAACTCCACGACCGAAATATTCGGCTGGTCATGGACCTCGTCGTCAACCATACATCGGCCGAACACGAGTGGTTCCAGCACTCGCGCCGTGGCGAGAGCGAGTACGCCGACTACTACCACTGGCGCGACGGCCGCCCGGCTGAGACGGCCGACTACGACACCGACGACGGTCCCGCCGACGAGGTCGCCCCCAACAACTGGGACTCGATCTTCGGCGGCCCGGCGTGGGCCTACGACGAGGAGCGCGGACAGTGGTACCTCCACCTCTTCGACGAGAGCCAGCCGGACCTCAACTGGGAGAACGAGGCCGTCCGCGAGGACGTGTACGAGATGATGCGCTGGTGGCTCGACCGCGGGATCGACGGCTTCCGCATGGACGTAATCAACCTCGTCTCGAAGACGCCGGGGCTCCCCGACGGCGACCCGGAGAGTGGGCTCGTCGGTGCAGAGCACTTCATGAACGGGCCCAAAGTCCACGATTACCTCTCGGAGCTGGTCGCCGAAGCCATCCCGGACGACGAGATCCTCACCGTCGGCGAGACGCCGGGAGCGGGCGTCGAGGACGCCCAGCGGTTCGTCGGCGAGGACGGCCTCTCGATGGTGTTCCAGTTCGAACACGTCAACGTCGGCCACGAGGGCGACAAGTGGTCGCTGGAGGACTACTCGCTGGTCGAACTCAAAGAGAGTCTCGCACGCTGGCAGAACGGTCTGGCCGACGAGGGGTGGAACAGCCTCTACCTGAGCAACCACGACCAGCCACGGACCGTCTCCCGGTTCGGCGACGACGGGCGGTACCGTCGCCGCTCCGCGAAGCTGTTCGGGACGCTGCTGTACACCCTCCAGGGAACGCCGTTCGTCTACCAGGGCCAGGAGATCGGCATGACCAACGCCCCCTTCGAGTCGAAGTCAGAGCTGCGGGACGTGGAGTCGATCAACTTCGTCGAGGAAGCCATCGAGAGCGGCGCGGCCGAGAGCTACGAGGACGTACGCGACGCCGTCGAGACCGTCGGCCGCGACAACGCCCGGACGCCGATGCAGTGGTCCGACGACGAGAACGCCGGCTTCACCGACGGCGAGCCCTGGCTCAAGGTCAACCCCAACTACGACGCGATCAACGTCGAGCGGGCACGCGCCGACCCCGATTCGGTGTGGCACTACTACCGCGAACTCGGCGATCTTCGGGGGAATCGGGACCTGCTGGTCTACGGCGACTTCGAGCTGCTCGCGCCCGGGGACGAGCAGGTGTTCGCCTACACCCGGACGCTGGGCGACGAACGGGCCCTCGTTGTCCTCAACGTCTCCGCCGAGCCCGCGACGTTCGCGGTGCCCGACGACGCTGGCGACGACCTCGAACTCGCCATTGGGAACCTGAACGCCCTCGAAACGCCCGGCAGCACCGTCGAACTCGATCCCTACGAGGCGCGCGTCTATCTGACGCCCGCGACCGACACTGACCGACCGACGACCACGAACTCCGATTCGACATGA
- a CDS encoding choice-of-anchor D domain-containing protein: MGVSGDGDDYQLVAARLGADVSRPESVDELPSLLTDNPNVEAEVVDTYRDQDEPILDEEAVVYEPSKSGRYVVGLVQIEDSADTDRTGFQQKGNGDGNIEAKDEVTIIGADSLLVQEGESSINAPSSIAPGSTRTLSVDAGEDLKSIQDGKDVSHTVLLINEDRLSQQSIHATGNEDDLITSVDSSIEEVKADTDLSSGAEPFGTSIGTSETSDTIDVTTLLEDVVDPDKVTTDGGETLYAAVGSTVGDAKDEVTITVPEGTPPDTYTLVHVATIDGETRSSTTTIKRQVGEPNMKVSPSDTIDFGKVTRGNDRTKEFTIENTGTAELTVTDITTSGSYSESFTVGETFHKIGAGNSKTVHLTFDNAKSFDNGELTIETAHGTTKTITIEATVTRRSDDGDDDDDDDDSDNDDDDPTDTPTDTPTDEPDTPTDEPDTPTDEPDTPTDEPDTPTDEPDTPTDEPDTPTDEPDTPTDDDDDDDDDDTTTGDGPGFTPVMVLIALVATLAILRRRA, from the coding sequence ATGGGTGTTAGCGGAGACGGTGACGACTATCAGCTCGTCGCTGCCCGCCTCGGAGCGGACGTGTCTCGTCCAGAATCGGTTGACGAGTTACCGTCGCTGCTGACGGACAACCCGAACGTCGAAGCCGAAGTTGTCGACACGTACCGCGATCAGGATGAGCCGATCCTTGATGAGGAGGCGGTCGTGTATGAGCCTTCGAAGTCCGGTCGCTACGTGGTCGGCCTCGTTCAGATCGAGGACAGTGCTGATACCGATCGCACCGGATTCCAGCAAAAAGGGAATGGAGACGGTAACATCGAGGCGAAAGACGAAGTGACGATCATCGGTGCGGACAGCCTGCTCGTTCAGGAGGGCGAAAGCTCGATCAACGCCCCGTCGAGCATCGCGCCGGGCAGTACGCGAACCCTCTCGGTCGACGCCGGTGAGGACCTCAAGAGTATCCAGGACGGGAAGGACGTCAGCCACACCGTCTTGCTGATCAACGAGGACAGACTGAGTCAACAGAGCATTCACGCTACCGGAAACGAAGACGATTTGATCACGTCGGTCGATTCATCGATCGAAGAGGTCAAAGCCGACACCGATCTCTCCAGCGGTGCCGAGCCGTTCGGTACGTCGATCGGCACCAGCGAGACCAGCGACACGATCGACGTGACGACGCTTCTGGAGGACGTTGTCGATCCCGACAAAGTCACCACCGACGGTGGCGAGACCCTCTACGCAGCCGTCGGATCGACCGTCGGCGACGCCAAAGACGAGGTGACGATCACCGTTCCGGAGGGAACTCCGCCGGACACGTACACGCTCGTCCACGTCGCGACGATCGACGGGGAGACGCGCTCCTCGACGACCACGATCAAGCGACAGGTCGGTGAACCAAACATGAAGGTCTCGCCGAGCGATACGATCGACTTCGGCAAGGTCACACGCGGGAACGACCGCACCAAGGAGTTCACGATCGAAAACACCGGGACCGCCGAGCTGACGGTTACCGACATCACCACGAGTGGAAGTTACAGCGAGTCGTTCACTGTGGGAGAGACCTTCCACAAGATCGGAGCCGGCAACTCGAAGACGGTCCACCTCACCTTCGACAACGCCAAGAGCTTCGACAACGGTGAGTTGACCATCGAGACGGCCCACGGAACGACGAAGACGATCACCATCGAAGCCACCGTCACGAGGCGCAGCGACGACGGTGACGATGACGACGATGACGACGATAGCGACAACGACGACGACGATCCGACGGACACGCCGACGGACACGCCGACGGACGAGCCGGACACGCCGACGGACGAACCGGATACGCCGACGGACGAGCCGGACACGCCGACGGACGAGCCGGACACGCCGACGGACGAACCGGATACGCCGACGGACGAGCCGGACACGCCGACGGACGAGCCGGACACGCCGACGGACGACGACGACGACGATGACGATGACGACACGACCACGGGAGACGGTCCCGGCTTCACGCCCGTGATGGTGCTGATTGCACTGGTCGCGACGCTGGCCATCCTCAGACGGCGAGCCTGA
- a CDS encoding type II toxin-antitoxin system VapC family toxin, which yields MLLDTSFLIDLMNGDEGAVEKARKLESDLVQQRLSSMTLFELCYGIARTTDSEAEREKVEEILASKPIHPADTAVMRKAGRLSGKLQNDGSPVEDGDVIIGATADVVAEPVLTRNVDDFERLDVEIETY from the coding sequence GTGCTCCTGGACACATCGTTTCTTATTGACCTGATGAACGGAGACGAGGGTGCCGTCGAGAAAGCTCGCAAACTGGAGAGCGATCTCGTGCAGCAACGTCTCTCATCGATGACCCTCTTCGAGTTGTGCTACGGGATCGCTCGAACGACAGATTCTGAAGCCGAGCGTGAGAAAGTCGAAGAGATACTCGCCTCAAAACCCATCCATCCCGCCGACACCGCTGTGATGCGAAAGGCTGGCCGGCTCTCTGGCAAACTGCAGAACGATGGCTCGCCAGTTGAAGATGGGGATGTCATCATCGGCGCAACTGCAGACGTTGTTGCGGAGCCCGTACTCACACGGAACGTCGACGATTTCGAACGCCTCGATGTCGAGATCGAGACCTACTGA
- a CDS encoding glycoside hydrolase family 13 protein yields MSTNTLTTLENVDREWWKEAVVYQIYPRSFSDTDGDGVGDLQGIVDKVDYIDSLGVDLVWLCPVYGSPNEDNGYDISDYHAIMDEFGDMADWERLLDELHDRDIRLIMDLVLNHTSSEHEWFQRSRRGEGEYADYYYWRDGRPATDADYDTDDGPADEVAPNNWDSIFGGPAWSYVEEREQWYLHLFDENQPDLNWRNPTVRQAMKDVVSWWLDRGIDGFRMDAVSHMSKTDGLPDGDPEGTPTGIEHFSHGPRLEEYLTELSADVLSDHDITTVAEMGHTLIEQAADYLDDEAIGLDMIFQFSHMGVDGGWDPETVGEWDLPEFKRIMSERQDALADRGWDALFLGNHDQPRIVSRFGDEAYHRESASLIGTFLLTMRGTPYVYQGEEIGMTNADFESLDEIDDPQTVGRVEQYIADGVADSYEELREVVNARSRDHARTPMQWSDEPGAGFTDGEPWLKCNADYTEINVAAQRDDPASVLNQYRRLIDLRQSTDVLVYGDYELLAPEDDQLYAYTRTLDDERALVVLNWSSEPATFEGSEIEVDDPTVLYGNYDDAPTEPTNVSLRPWEAVVYRL; encoded by the coding sequence ATGAGCACGAACACACTCACGACCCTAGAGAACGTCGACCGCGAATGGTGGAAAGAGGCCGTCGTCTACCAGATCTATCCACGAAGCTTCAGCGACACCGACGGGGACGGCGTGGGCGACTTACAGGGTATCGTCGACAAGGTCGACTACATCGACTCGCTGGGCGTCGATCTCGTCTGGCTCTGCCCGGTCTATGGCTCGCCCAACGAGGACAACGGCTACGACATCAGCGACTACCACGCGATCATGGACGAGTTCGGCGACATGGCCGACTGGGAGCGCCTGCTCGACGAGCTCCACGACCGAGATATTCGGCTGATCATGGACCTCGTCCTGAACCATACCTCGAGCGAACACGAGTGGTTCCAGCGCTCGCGCCGTGGCGAGGGCGAGTACGCCGATTACTACTACTGGCGCGACGGCCGCCCAGCCACCGACGCCGACTACGACACCGACGACGGCCCCGCCGACGAGGTCGCCCCCAACAACTGGGACTCGATCTTCGGCGGGCCCGCCTGGAGCTACGTCGAGGAGCGCGAGCAGTGGTACCTCCACCTCTTCGACGAGAACCAGCCGGACCTCAACTGGCGAAACCCGACCGTCCGTCAGGCGATGAAAGACGTGGTCTCGTGGTGGCTCGACCGCGGGATCGACGGCTTCCGCATGGACGCCGTGTCCCACATGTCCAAGACCGACGGCCTCCCGGACGGCGATCCCGAGGGCACGCCCACCGGGATCGAACACTTCAGTCACGGCCCGCGGCTGGAGGAGTACCTGACCGAGTTGTCGGCGGACGTGCTCTCGGACCACGACATCACGACCGTCGCGGAGATGGGCCACACCTTGATCGAACAGGCCGCCGACTACCTCGACGACGAGGCCATCGGGCTGGACATGATATTCCAGTTCAGCCACATGGGCGTCGACGGCGGCTGGGACCCCGAGACCGTCGGCGAGTGGGACCTCCCCGAGTTCAAACGGATCATGTCCGAGCGCCAGGACGCGCTCGCGGACCGTGGCTGGGACGCCCTCTTCCTGGGCAACCACGACCAGCCCCGGATCGTCTCTCGCTTTGGGGACGAAGCCTACCACCGCGAGTCGGCCTCGCTGATCGGGACCTTCCTGTTGACGATGCGAGGGACCCCCTACGTCTACCAGGGCGAGGAGATCGGCATGACTAACGCGGACTTCGAGAGCCTCGACGAGATCGACGACCCACAGACGGTCGGTCGCGTCGAACAGTACATCGCCGACGGCGTCGCGGACTCCTACGAGGAGCTTCGCGAGGTCGTCAACGCACGGAGTCGCGATCACGCCCGGACGCCGATGCAGTGGTCCGACGAGCCAGGTGCCGGCTTCACCGACGGCGAGCCCTGGCTCAAGTGCAACGCCGACTACACCGAGATCAACGTCGCCGCCCAGCGAGACGATCCGGCGTCGGTACTGAACCAGTACCGACGACTGATCGACCTCCGCCAGTCGACGGACGTGCTTGTCTACGGCGACTACGAACTGCTCGCGCCCGAGGACGACCAGCTGTATGCCTACACGCGCACCCTCGACGACGAACGGGCACTCGTGGTGCTGAACTGGTCGAGCGAGCCGGCGACGTTCGAGGGCAGCGAGATCGAGGTCGACGATCCGACAGTACTGTACGGGAACTACGACGACGCGCCGACCGAGCCCACCAATGTGTCGCTTCGGCCGTGGGAAGCAGTCGTCTACCGACTGTAG
- a CDS encoding IS6-like element ISHmu9 family transposase: protein MPENDRLIGNLDEINLELVEREATPRFLMKFSIQLYLAGLSLSNTVSALEIVGVERARSTVHNWVHKAELQPESGRSPDQIAVDETVIRIDDEQYWLYAAVDPDSNELLYTQLETTRTTAISHAFSAELREKHHVDDAVFLVDGATPLEDACSRYRLDFRYQKHGTRNGVERIFRVVKRRTSSSSNRFSHVDPDTADDWLRTFSFA from the coding sequence ATGCCCGAAAACGACCGCCTCATCGGGAATTTAGACGAAATCAACTTAGAGCTTGTTGAACGAGAAGCGACACCCCGATTTCTGATGAAATTCAGTATTCAGTTGTATCTCGCCGGATTGTCGCTTTCGAATACTGTTTCTGCTCTTGAGATAGTTGGTGTCGAACGTGCTCGATCCACCGTTCATAACTGGGTTCACAAGGCCGAGCTACAGCCGGAGTCTGGTCGATCTCCGGATCAAATCGCGGTTGACGAAACGGTGATCCGAATCGATGACGAGCAGTATTGGCTGTACGCCGCCGTCGATCCAGATTCAAACGAACTGCTCTATACACAGCTTGAGACGACGCGTACGACCGCTATTTCTCACGCATTCTCTGCCGAACTGCGCGAGAAACACCACGTCGACGACGCCGTGTTTCTCGTAGACGGTGCGACTCCGTTGGAAGACGCGTGTTCACGTTATCGTCTCGATTTCAGATACCAAAAACATGGAACTCGGAACGGTGTCGAACGCATCTTTCGGGTGGTGAAGCGACGAACCTCTTCGTCCTCAAACCGTTTCAGCCACGTCGACCCAGACACAGCTGACGACTGGCTCAGAACGTTCAGCTTCGCATGA
- a CDS encoding antitoxin VapB family protein — protein sequence MSKSIRLSEEAYERLNAHKREDETFSEVVLRLAGERSLLDLAGILSDEEADALRDAVDERRDRRGDELEETADRMRGA from the coding sequence ATGTCGAAGAGTATCCGCCTTTCCGAGGAAGCCTACGAACGGCTCAATGCTCACAAACGAGAGGATGAGACGTTCTCTGAGGTCGTTCTCCGGTTGGCCGGTGAGCGCTCGCTCTTGGATCTCGCAGGCATCCTGAGCGATGAGGAAGCTGATGCCCTCCGCGACGCTGTCGACGAACGGCGAGATCGACGTGGCGATGAACTTGAGGAAACCGCTGATCGGATGCGAGGAGCGTAA
- a CDS encoding ABC transporter substrate-binding protein, with product MANNHTDHEHQSILSRRRFVSGVSLAGIAGLAGCGGQQAEQTATETSGDGGDETDAGDTDTETETEVQATSEAQRKIQELAYITNQTLPVLPVMEKLAQSFQSTDDWNVPGTDSDAVQTYWPTEWLPREGQWTATDDSDDDRLTFAQWAVPQDSQYNPWNGQNYGEARRLMFDRFMKYNLATQEYTGYAIQDWEVGEETVSLTVREGLTWHNGDAVTATDVANQVKLDIYNGGSLGNFVAPEDVGAVSDRVTAVDESTVEITLAEPASETILLAYLQPKRLTAHDGSYGEFVTALDEAAGEDERASALSDLTNDTTPEPVGCGPFQFEDADSQRTLLTKYEDHPDADNINVPEAEYLYKPQNQGRWNSLINNETDGSATLFMPQNRLNQLPDSMQVSLIPRHWGMGLMFNFEEEPVDDVRVRKAIAHVVNRENAALNSGAGTQSKLAVTYPSGLTGEFNDQIEGGWLDGVADEFETYGPGESQTEAAASLLRDAGYEKQNGTWQKDGEPLELPIKGPSGFSDWVTGVETIVSNLKDFGIEAESVMLDNSTYWGSDYSNGDFVVGLQGWASYDHSYPYFHFDWIFNSWDAKNAWNLPSEFESPILHDDERDGETVTPVDIVDELSTANQ from the coding sequence ATGGCGAATAATCATACCGATCACGAGCACCAGTCGATACTATCTCGCCGCCGTTTCGTCAGCGGCGTCAGCCTGGCCGGCATCGCCGGCCTCGCGGGCTGTGGCGGACAGCAGGCCGAGCAGACGGCGACCGAGACGTCCGGCGACGGCGGCGACGAGACCGACGCGGGCGATACTGACACCGAGACCGAAACGGAGGTCCAGGCCACTAGCGAGGCCCAGCGCAAGATTCAGGAGCTGGCCTACATCACGAACCAGACGCTCCCGGTGTTGCCGGTCATGGAGAAACTCGCCCAGTCGTTCCAGTCGACCGACGACTGGAACGTGCCCGGGACCGACAGCGATGCGGTCCAGACCTACTGGCCCACAGAGTGGCTCCCGCGGGAGGGACAGTGGACGGCGACGGACGACTCCGACGACGACCGACTGACCTTCGCACAGTGGGCCGTTCCCCAGGACTCACAGTACAACCCCTGGAACGGGCAAAACTACGGCGAAGCCCGTCGTCTGATGTTCGATCGGTTCATGAAGTACAACCTCGCGACCCAGGAGTACACCGGCTACGCCATCCAGGACTGGGAGGTCGGCGAGGAGACGGTCTCGCTCACCGTCCGCGAGGGGCTGACCTGGCACAACGGCGACGCCGTCACCGCGACGGACGTGGCCAACCAGGTCAAACTCGACATCTACAACGGCGGTTCGCTGGGTAACTTCGTCGCGCCCGAGGACGTGGGCGCGGTGTCGGACCGGGTCACGGCGGTCGACGAGTCGACGGTCGAGATCACGCTGGCCGAACCCGCCAGCGAGACGATCCTGCTGGCGTACCTCCAGCCAAAGCGGCTCACCGCCCACGACGGCTCCTACGGGGAGTTCGTCACCGCACTCGACGAGGCCGCCGGCGAGGACGAGCGCGCGTCGGCGCTCAGCGATCTCACCAACGACACGACCCCCGAACCGGTCGGCTGTGGCCCCTTCCAGTTCGAGGACGCCGACAGCCAGCGCACGCTGCTGACCAAGTACGAGGACCACCCGGACGCGGACAACATCAACGTCCCCGAGGCCGAGTACCTCTACAAGCCACAGAACCAGGGGCGCTGGAACTCGCTGATCAACAACGAGACCGACGGGTCCGCGACGCTGTTCATGCCCCAGAACCGGCTCAACCAGCTGCCCGACTCGATGCAGGTCAGTCTCATCCCGCGTCACTGGGGGATGGGGCTGATGTTCAACTTCGAGGAAGAGCCCGTCGACGACGTTCGGGTCCGCAAAGCGATCGCCCACGTCGTCAACCGCGAGAACGCGGCGCTCAACTCCGGTGCGGGCACCCAGTCCAAGCTCGCGGTCACCTACCCCAGCGGACTGACCGGCGAGTTCAACGACCAGATCGAGGGCGGCTGGCTCGACGGCGTCGCAGACGAGTTCGAGACCTACGGCCCGGGCGAGTCCCAGACCGAAGCGGCCGCGTCGCTGCTTCGCGACGCCGGCTACGAGAAACAGAACGGCACCTGGCAGAAGGACGGCGAGCCCCTCGAACTCCCGATCAAGGGGCCGTCGGGCTTCTCGGACTGGGTGACCGGCGTCGAGACGATCGTCTCGAACCTCAAGGACTTCGGCATCGAGGCCGAGTCAGTCATGCTCGACAACTCCACGTACTGGGGGAGTGACTACTCCAACGGCGACTTCGTCGTCGGGCTCCAGGGGTGGGCCTCCTACGACCACTCGTACCCGTACTTCCACTTCGACTGGATCTTCAACAGCTGGGACGCCAAGAACGCCTGGAACCTCCCAAGCGAGTTCGAATCGCCGATCCTCCACGACGATGAGCGCGACGGCGAGACCGTCACGCCCGTCGACATCGTCGACGAGCTGTCGACGGCCAACCAGTAG